One stretch of Chryseobacterium indologenes DNA includes these proteins:
- a CDS encoding aldo/keto reductase, protein MNYKILGKRTGLPVSDFALGTAMFGQAWGYGADAAEVDRMVGLYTENGGNLIDTADTYQSGVSEELLGKAISSKRNELVIASKYTRGVGQVNAPASLGNHRKSMVQAVEASLKRLKTDRLDIYFVHQDDLFTPIEEIVRGLDDLVRSGKIVYGGISNFAAWRVASAATLADLRGWSAISAIEVEYSLLQRTTERELLPMAEAFGLGVLAWSPLAGGLLTGKYRKGESGRGTLLKGSIPYEGAEVAENVLDVLFHIAESMSSDPGQVALAWLKSKGVIPVLGPRTYDQLENNLKAAELDLSTEQIQQLDNVSAIALGYPHELNSSEESRTVITGGKFDMIQPPYQIVL, encoded by the coding sequence ATGAATTATAAGATCTTAGGAAAAAGAACAGGGCTACCGGTAAGTGATTTTGCGCTTGGAACAGCTATGTTTGGCCAAGCATGGGGATACGGTGCGGATGCTGCTGAAGTTGACCGTATGGTGGGGCTGTACACAGAAAATGGTGGTAACCTGATCGATACTGCCGATACCTACCAATCAGGTGTTTCAGAAGAATTACTGGGTAAAGCCATATCATCAAAACGTAATGAACTGGTCATTGCCTCAAAATATACACGTGGTGTGGGACAGGTCAATGCTCCTGCATCCCTAGGAAATCATCGTAAAAGTATGGTCCAGGCTGTAGAAGCAAGTCTGAAACGCTTGAAGACAGACCGCCTGGATATCTACTTCGTTCATCAGGATGATCTTTTCACCCCCATAGAAGAAATTGTTCGCGGTCTCGACGATCTTGTACGTTCTGGAAAAATAGTATATGGAGGGATTTCTAATTTTGCCGCATGGCGTGTAGCTTCCGCAGCGACACTTGCCGACTTGCGTGGATGGTCAGCAATATCAGCTATCGAAGTTGAATATAGTCTGTTGCAGCGAACCACGGAACGTGAACTATTGCCTATGGCCGAAGCATTTGGTTTAGGTGTGCTCGCCTGGTCACCGCTTGCAGGAGGATTATTAACGGGTAAATATCGCAAGGGTGAAAGTGGTAGAGGAACATTACTGAAAGGGAGTATACCCTATGAAGGCGCAGAAGTAGCGGAGAATGTCCTGGATGTTTTATTCCATATTGCAGAATCAATGAGTTCGGATCCCGGGCAGGTTGCTTTGGCATGGCTGAAATCTAAAGGAGTTATTCCTGTACTTGGACCACGAACCTATGATCAGTTGGAAAATAACCTTAAAGCAGCGGAACTGGATCTGAGCACAGAACAAATTCAACAACTAGACAATGTCAGTGCTATCGCATTAGGCTATCCGCATGAACTTAACAGCAGTGAAGAAAGCAGAACGGTTATTACGGGTGGAAAGTTTGATATGATACAACCACCTTATCAAATAGTGCTCTAA